The following nucleotide sequence is from Corylus avellana chromosome ca7, CavTom2PMs-1.0.
GTTGGACTAGAAGACTATCTAGGAAATAGAATGCCTTGAATTAGCTTTTGCTAAGCCTAGGgctatttagttatttattacATCATTTTGACTATACTAGACAGTGCTTTTATTTAACGGTGTAGTACCTAAGCATGATTTGATCAACCTATGATGGAAGACTTATATTTATGATTAGCTTATAGTGAGACTTCAGCTTTGGTAAAttattagagcattcacattggtttatgcatatttttatgcaaaatggctaatcaaaacccacttaatctagtttagctaatgagttttaGGCCACCTCAACTTTGTCCAAAAAGCTGCCTTTTCAACCTAGAAAGTAGTAGAAACAGTGGGCTTACTTTGTGACATACATTTTGCAGGAAGATACACATTAGTTTATACCCTACAGCATGAATCCCACCTAGGATAACATACAAGTATATACACCAATAGTCATACCAAGTTGCATATACAACCTACACAAGGACTACAAGCCCTTTCAACTTACCACACCATATACCTAAAACAGAGTTTATCACTCCAAGTACTGGAAAAAAGATCATACCCTCTGTATGAATTGGGCAGCACAATAATGCAAATAATCAAGCCTACCCAATGGtttgtgtgtgggtgtgtgtgtTCATCTGCATGTGAGTAAAAgcgagagagcgagagagcTTACTGCAATGGTAGCTGTTGGCTTGAAAGCTACTCTCATATTTATGATTTCCCCATTCGATATTCCTCCCTGCTTGTCAACATAGGTCATCTTAGCAAACCACATTTTCttagagggagagaaagagaagaagaaaatcttaACAATTCTCCCTGCATCTAGTAACAACTAATTTAATTACACAACAAATACCTGTATCCCACCAGAGCGGTTTGTTCTTGTCCTGATTTTTCCATGTTCATCAGTGTAGAACTCATCATTATGTTCACTGCCAGTCAAAGAAGTACCTAGAAAAGTTTTCACAGAAAAACTATTAAAAGACACTCATGGTGCATTGAAGACATACAAATTAAGCCTCTCAAGTAATCATTCTCCTGTGGCCCAGGTCAGTTTCAAAAATGAGATGGCAATAGTAGTTGAGACAACAATGTAAATTTCTCAACCTGCAAAGCCACTGCCAAACTCAAAGCCCTTTGTTGCGGGTAATGACATAACAGCTTTGGCCAGCTCAGCTTCTAGTTTGTCAAAGACTGGTGAGCCAAGCCCCTGACAAACAATAATGAAATTTCTACCTTCAGTTGAAGATATTACAatattacattaaaaaataaatttaataatttcagCACTAAGTCAAGAACCTGCCCTCCAAAATTTCACAAATTGAGGTACAATAAacacatacaatttttttttttttttattattattactatttaattatttatttggggGGGGGTTCTTACTGATGGGCAATCCCTCGCAATGCATGTAACAACACCGCCGATAGAATTTCCCCTCACCCGGACAGCATCTATAGCTTCAATCATCTTTTCAGCATATTCTGGATCTGGGCACCTAACAATATTACTCTCAATCTGGTAATTTTTAGTACAGGGAAAAGTCAGGCCAATGtatattcaagaaaaaaaaaattaggaaaacaGAAACTGGGGaatgagagagacagagagagagagagaggatgaagaTGTGGGCCAGGAATGCATAGCAACAATCCTATTTTTGTGGCTTGTTTGAAGGATCACAACAAAAAGATGTCAAAATTAACATCAGTTTTTTTACCTGATCAAGTGACAAAGTGTAATGATCAACCAAACCCTCCGGAAGTACAACCTTGTGAACTTTAGAGACATAAGCAAGAATCTGaagacaagaaacaaaaaaaaaaaaaaaagttttagagaagaaaggaaaaagaaaaagaaaaactcacaaACTACAACCAACAATATGATTGCagtatatcacatttttatggATGCACTCTACCGATAATATAGTTAAACTATGACACTGGACTGAAGAGGTTTCAGAGTTTACCACCCAACCAGTAGATATTTGCCCATGGAAATTAAGAGCTACCAATTATAATTACTTGTTTAGGAACATGTAACAGAGAGTTTGTAGTTACCAATGTCAGCATCAAGCCAAATTCAAACTTCTCTCAGCTAGCAGCATTTTCATTTTTGATAAGTGGAATCAACTCAACTCAACCAAGCCTTAATCCCAATTAAGTTGGGGCCAGCTCAATAGATCCTCACAACTAATTCGGGTTGGCCATATTTTGACACGGAGAATTGAGTGCAATAAATATATGCATCTATAAGATGACTAAACCAAATGAGTTTCCAtgcatcattatcattatttattgTAACGcaattgataaaaaagaaaaaagaaacatgaaATGAACTTCAGGAATAGACAGAGACACCAAGAGGAGATCAAATTCACGAGCATCAACAAAAAAGTGTAAGCATTACACACCGAGACCCTCATAATcataaagaaaaagacaaaacagaGTTTTCTGCAACTCAACGAAATATACACACCTCAATTCCTGCAAGGGTCTTAAGGATTTTTTTGGCAACAGCCCCAGCAGCAACTCTTCCAATAGTTTCTCTTGCTGAAGATCTACCGCCACCCTTGAATTATAAAATGAACTAATATATAATTCGtccaataaaatttgaatttccaaAATGCAAAACGAAGATGCTTCCTTTTCATCCCTGGTCCTTCTTCCATCCtcccacttttcaaaattaccattgatcTGTGGGTCTATGTGAGTCCCACTCATGGACCCCAtagattcaatggtgattttaaaaagtaggaGGATGGGAGAAGGATTAGGGGAGGCTGTATTACATATCTCAATGCAAATAGCACCATTATACTTCAATGCCAAAAGACATTACCTGTATGGATCTGACACCATACTTCATGTCATAAGTTGCATCAGCATGAGAAGGCCTATAAGCCTTTGACATTTCACTGTAAtcctgaaaattttaaaaacataattattgAAAATCTTCTGAGCACCAAAAAGGCAGCAAAACAATGTCAATTGAGTAATATGTTGCACAAGCATCAGCATAATGCATATGTGCCCCATAAACTGTAGACATAAGAACTTAACTTATATCATCCTAAACTGCGACTCACTAGATTTATATTCATATATCAATAACTAGCCAATACATTTGTTGATATAAAAATTCTAATCATTCAtccgaagaagaaaaaaaaaataactacccAGTACACATCTTTCCACAGCCATTGAATTGCTTTACCATTATTTAGCCAAATGCATCTATTAATTAAGGGAATGTTTGGACACCTCAAAGAACATTAAAGCATTCCATTCTATTTTCCCCTCAAATAAAATAACATCAGTTCCCAGAAATGAATCCATCAATCAAGGCACCttataaaagacaaaataataTTGGAACAATTTCAATTTGAGACATCCTAGGAACAACCCTCAAGACCAAATCAATGGGAGGATTTTGCCTCCATGAGACATCCCAATGCACTCAGCATTACATTTGTCCAGTTGAAAGAAACCTTCACATAAAGAACCCATAATAGGTGCCCGAAAATTTAGAGCCAGTTCAAATACAGACTGCATGAAGAATGAAAAAACACCCAGGAAAGATATGTCTATTAACCATCCAAAATAGTTGCCTATCCTCTAAGTATTTCCCTACAAACCCATTACATTATAAACATATAGCATTAAATACTCACATGTCCTCTCTGATCAGTGTTGGGTACAAGTACAAGGATTGGCGTTCCAGTAGTAAGTCCTGCAGTTGAAAAAGATTTTCCAGCTGAGTgccacaaaagaaaaagttattAAATGACAATGACAACAAAGATCTTAACCTTCAGAAACGCCTGATAGTATCCGGCATGTATCAGTCTCCTTCCTCGGGGTAGTAATTCGACTCTGGCCTGGCCTCCTGAACACAACATCTTTAACAGATTaatccccaaaaaaatttatcatcAATAGAAATCAGTGTCCCAGTATTTCTAACTCTACTGGTTCCAACTCACATGGAAGACACATCAATATATCATACAAATGCTATTGGGTAAGTAAGGACACAATGCTCATCAGTAAGGAATATAATGAAATGCGAGTCCATAACATCCACTACCTTCTGTCGAGTTCGAATTGCATATCGGCTTCTGAGAGGGGAAGTCTAGGAGGGCATCCATCAATGATACAACCAACACCACCCCCATGAGATTCTCCAAAAGTTGTTACGCGAAAATAATTCCCAAATGTACTGCCAGCAGCTTGAATCTCTGTTATTCAGCATTAACAATGTCAGAATCCAAAACTTCCAACTTATTAGTCCAATGCTCCAATCCCATTACTcccatttctttatttttcttttctttgctttaATAAATAACCCAATTTAGAGCTTTCCTAACTttcattataaagtccagttTTACCTACTAACTatgcaatgtgggacttaacacctATGACTACCCTTATAAACCACTTACTCTACGTGAACTTTTTcccatcttcccaatataggacCAAGGTGTTACATTGTTTCTGGCTCTGAGCTTGTCTTCCACCCCCAAATCTCCAATGAAGTGACAAACATTTCTCTCAATCCCTGTCTCTGTGGTGTTCCTGTTAATGGGTTTTATCTTTTACATCACAAATTTCGTTTTTTATGGAGGATTCAATCGGGATGCAAAGCCCAGCTGGCGCTTTGAAGTCTTTGGTGGCTTTGGTAAAGTTTATGGGGTTCAGCAAAGGGAGTGCTTTTCCTATGCTTCGTCCCATTTGATGTTGAGGAGTGAGTGTGAACTTCTGTAAGAGAGAGACTCTCAAGGAGgaggaattaggatcctctccaattcatttgaaccaATAATATCGAGTTAATTATATTgcaagagtatttttgtcaattcaaaagtaaaattgcaaaaatagccttataatataattaaatgaatattataccattcaaatgaattgaaGATGATCTTGTTTCCGGAAGAAGGGAGAgaggagaaataataaaaaaaaataaagttctcATTATTTTATTCCGTTCAATGTGCTACAATAAACTTTCATACATGAAAGCTAATGGTAGCAAAATGGTAGCCAAATGACTATTATATATGGCTACTCTGCTGGATGAGTAAAATGGctaataatagttaaatataatcATTATGAGCCATTTAGAACATCTGCTGGAGATGCTCCAACACCGACCCTAAACACTTAAAAGGCCTATCAAATCCGTTGTAATAACCAATAAATTCCACCACAAGAGTAAATAAACACCAGTTGTGGTAGTAATGTtgatacaatttgatacaatGGTAATAATGTTGATACTGATAGTGTGAACATAGTAGTTTAGAGAAGTCCATGAAGAAATTCTTAATATCTATATTTCACCATGCTCCTAACAGCATTTGGATATAATGACAGATTAAACGTGGAAATTAAAGAAAGGCTGCCTCAACATTTCTTGAGACAGATAATTATCTGGATTGAAGTGATCGGGTAAAATCCTATATGATGGCTCAAGATCTTTGGAACACTGTTGATCCACCACTGAACCTCTTAagcaagaagatgatgaagctgTTTCTAAGGATCAGAGCAACAAGAATTTCGTGGCTTTACAGGTTATTCAAAATTCTTCTGGGCCAGACACAGTTGCTGAGATTGAGGAGATTAATTCTACAAATGTTGCTCGGAATACTTTGGCAGAAGAGTGTAACATGCCCAACAATATTAACATTACTcccatttctttatttttcttttctttgctttaATAAATAACCCAAATTTCTAGCGTTAAATTCCATTTCAAAGCAAATAGAGTCGACCCAATTCACACTGATGGATGAGTCAAAGAAATAATCAGTTTAATCAAGAGAGAAATTGGGGCTAATGTTATGTGGCAGGGATTTTGCaataatatattattcttttacATGGCCTTTGCTTGACTTATGAGAACTTTAGGCCAGCATCAGTTATCAATTAGCATTGCACATTAGCAAATCTCAGACAGCAAATTGAAAAATACCAAGGaattaatttaagaaataaaaacaactGTAAATAACAATGATTAAGCAAATGATCAAGTTGCATAAAAACATAAacagtagagagagagagagagagtactaaCGGAGCTTCTTTGGATTGCGGGTACGGATAGAGATGTGTACAGGGGAAGGATTAAGAGATGGAGGCATGTAAAAGAGTCCGGAGAAGCCATCGGTTCTTGAGGCGCCCAGAAATGGCTTCGTTGAGAGAGACGACCAAGCCATCGATCActacctctctctctcgtaCACAGCAAACGAACACAGAGAGAGATTAGAGAGAAGGGTTGGTTGGTGAATTTGGTGGCTTTGCCTTTCGAAAATGTTTTTTATAGAACAAGCAACGGCCACCTACCCTCCATTTCCAAAgggaaacatttttttttttttgttttttttactcttttgcCCTTTTGGTGTGCTCGAGTTGTTTCTGTTCTGGGTTTGGTCATGGGGGTGGGTGGGTACACCGCACACCACTGAAAATGTTGGTGGGAAGGCGTGTGTgctcgggtttttttttttttttttttttcattaatatatatatatatataattataaaaaggatagaaatttttttcaaaccagatatctagccttttttttttttttttttaaaggaaattc
It contains:
- the LOC132188389 gene encoding chorismate synthase, chloroplastic — protein: MAWSSLSTKPFLGASRTDGFSGLFYMPPSLNPSPVHISIRTRNPKKLQIQAAGSTFGNYFRVTTFGESHGGGVGCIIDGCPPRLPLSEADMQFELDRRRPGQSRITTPRKETDTCRILSGVSEGLTTGTPILVLVPNTDQRGHDYSEMSKAYRPSHADATYDMKYGVRSIQGGGRSSARETIGRVAAGAVAKKILKTLAGIEILAYVSKVHKVVLPEGLVDHYTLSLDQIESNIVRCPDPEYAEKMIEAIDAVRVRGNSIGGVVTCIARDCPSGLGSPVFDKLEAELAKAVMSLPATKGFEFGSGFAGTSLTGSEHNDEFYTDEHGKIRTRTNRSGGIQGGISNGEIINMRVAFKPTATIAKKQRTVARDKKEMELIARGRHDPCVVPRAVPMVEAMVALVLVDQLMAQHAQCNLFPINPDLQEPLLLPRQDDEYIEDEDEDEVLVEVGTRHEP